The Streptomyces sp. CC0208 genome window below encodes:
- the def gene encoding peptide deformylase translates to MRNGSIPGTRGRVRPLSLLGSPVLHEPCEDVSDFGPELATLVEDLFATMYAYEGVGLAANQVGVPLRVFVYDCPDDEEVRHLGHVVNPRLVETDGVVLRGPEGCLSLPGLEAGTERYDHAVVEGFTVTGEPVTIHGTGFFARCLQHEIDHLEGKVYADHLTGWRKRKLMRQAARTSWHRASDPT, encoded by the coding sequence ATGCGAAACGGCTCCATTCCGGGCACCCGTGGCCGGGTCCGGCCCCTCTCCCTCCTCGGCAGCCCCGTGCTGCACGAACCCTGCGAGGACGTATCGGACTTCGGCCCGGAACTGGCGACGCTCGTGGAGGACCTGTTCGCGACGATGTACGCGTACGAGGGGGTGGGACTCGCGGCGAACCAAGTGGGCGTCCCTCTGCGCGTGTTCGTGTACGACTGCCCCGACGACGAAGAGGTCCGCCACCTGGGACATGTGGTGAACCCACGGCTGGTGGAGACGGACGGTGTGGTGCTGCGGGGCCCGGAGGGCTGTCTGTCCCTGCCGGGCCTGGAGGCGGGAACAGAGCGGTACGACCATGCGGTGGTGGAGGGTTTCACGGTGACCGGAGAGCCCGTGACGATCCACGGCACGGGCTTCTTCGCGAGGTGCCTGCAGCACGAGATCGACCACCTGGAGGGGAAGGTCTACGCAGACCACCTGACGGGGTGGCGCAAGCGAAAACTCATGCGCCAAGCGGCCCGGACTTCTTGGCACAGGGCAAGTGATCCCACCTAG
- a CDS encoding TetR family transcriptional regulator → MDTTQRTDQQRSADRRRRELLEAADRVVLRDGPQASMNAIAAEAGITKPILYRHFGDKGGLYAALAKRHTDALLDSLRAALDAPADRRERVEATLDTYLAAIEARPQVYRFLMHPSDGGQAGDQGFDVGQHSAPLLRRMGEELGQVIEDRLDLGPMSQLLSRVWGHGIVGMMYAAGDWWLGERPCSRAELVRNMADLLWGRLAAVGDRVGGPGF, encoded by the coding sequence ATGGACACCACACAGCGGACCGATCAGCAGCGGTCCGCCGACCGCCGTCGGCGCGAGCTGCTGGAGGCCGCGGACAGAGTGGTGCTGCGCGACGGCCCGCAGGCCTCCATGAACGCCATCGCCGCGGAGGCCGGCATCACCAAGCCGATTCTGTATCGGCACTTCGGTGACAAGGGGGGACTTTACGCCGCGCTCGCCAAGCGGCACACCGACGCCCTGCTGGACTCGCTGCGGGCGGCGCTGGACGCTCCCGCGGACCGGCGCGAGCGGGTCGAGGCGACCCTGGACACGTACCTGGCCGCGATCGAGGCCCGGCCGCAGGTCTACCGGTTCCTGATGCACCCCTCCGACGGGGGCCAGGCCGGGGACCAGGGGTTCGACGTCGGCCAGCATTCCGCGCCCCTGCTGCGCAGAATGGGTGAAGAGTTGGGGCAGGTCATCGAGGACCGGCTGGATCTCGGCCCGATGAGTCAGCTGCTCTCCCGGGTGTGGGGGCACGGGATCGTCGGGATGATGTACGCGGCGGGCGACTGGTGGCTCGGGGAACGGCCGTGTTCCCGCGCCGAGTTGGTGCGGAACATGGCTGACCTGCTGTGGGGGCGGCTCGCGGCGGTGGGGGACAGGGTGGGGGGCCCGGGGTTCTGA
- a CDS encoding acyl-CoA dehydrogenase family protein translates to MAEFTMELNDEQKEVRDWLHGFAADVIRPAAAEWDEREETPWPVIQEAAKVGIYSLDFYAQQYFDPTGLGIPMAMEELFWGDAGIALSIVGTGLAAVGVLANGTEEQIGTWIPQMYGDANDVKVAAFCSSEPDAGSDVASMRTRAVYDEAKDEWVLNGTKTWATNGGIANVHVVVAVVDAELGSKGHASFIVPPNTPGLSQGQKFKKHGIRASHTAEVVLENVRVPGSCLLGGKEKLDQRLARARERAKTGGERVKNAAMATFEASRPAVGAMAVGTARAAYEVALDYAKTREQFGRPIIDNQGVAFQLADMRTSIDAARLLVWRASWMAINGKQFTAAEGSMSKLFASETAKTVTAQAVQILGGNGYTREYPVERMHRDAAIYTIFEGTSEIQRLVIARTLSGMSIR, encoded by the coding sequence ATGGCCGAGTTCACCATGGAGCTCAACGACGAACAGAAGGAGGTCCGGGACTGGCTGCACGGCTTCGCCGCCGACGTCATCCGCCCCGCGGCCGCCGAATGGGACGAGCGTGAGGAGACTCCCTGGCCGGTCATCCAGGAGGCCGCGAAGGTCGGCATCTACTCCCTCGACTTCTACGCCCAGCAGTACTTCGACCCCACCGGGCTCGGTATCCCGATGGCGATGGAGGAGCTGTTCTGGGGCGACGCGGGCATCGCCCTGTCGATCGTAGGCACCGGACTCGCCGCTGTCGGCGTTCTCGCCAACGGAACCGAGGAACAGATCGGCACCTGGATCCCCCAGATGTACGGCGACGCGAACGACGTCAAGGTCGCCGCGTTCTGCTCGTCCGAGCCGGACGCCGGTTCCGACGTGGCCTCCATGCGCACGCGTGCCGTGTACGACGAGGCCAAGGACGAGTGGGTGCTCAACGGCACGAAGACCTGGGCGACCAACGGCGGCATCGCCAACGTCCATGTCGTCGTCGCGGTCGTCGACGCGGAGCTCGGCTCCAAGGGCCACGCCTCCTTCATCGTGCCGCCGAACACGCCGGGGCTGTCCCAGGGCCAGAAGTTCAAGAAGCACGGCATCCGCGCCTCGCACACGGCCGAGGTCGTGCTGGAGAACGTCCGGGTGCCCGGCTCCTGCCTCCTGGGCGGCAAGGAGAAGCTCGACCAGCGCCTCGCCCGGGCCCGTGAGCGGGCGAAGACCGGCGGGGAGCGGGTGAAGAACGCGGCGATGGCCACGTTCGAGGCCTCGCGGCCCGCCGTGGGCGCCATGGCCGTGGGCACCGCCCGCGCCGCGTACGAGGTCGCCCTCGACTACGCCAAGACGCGTGAGCAGTTCGGCCGGCCGATCATCGACAACCAGGGCGTGGCCTTCCAGCTCGCCGACATGCGCACCTCCATCGACGCGGCCCGCCTCCTCGTCTGGCGTGCCTCCTGGATGGCGATCAACGGCAAGCAGTTCACCGCCGCCGAGGGCTCGATGTCGAAGCTCTTCGCCAGTGAGACGGCGAAGACGGTCACGGCGCAGGCCGTACAGATCCTGGGCGGCAACGGCTACACGCGCGAGTACCCGGTGGAGCGCATGCACCGCGACGCCGCGATCTACACCATTTTCGAGGGCACGAGCGAGATCCAGCGCCTGGTCATCGCCCGGACCCTGTCCGGCATGTCCATCCGCTGA